Proteins found in one Candidatus Binatia bacterium genomic segment:
- a CDS encoding GIY-YIG nuclease family protein has translation MKQYYVYIMTNESRTLYTGVTNDLALRVYEHKQKLIPGFTAKHNITRLAYFETTEDVQAAIAWEKQIKGWLRRKKIALIESMNPEWADLSTHPEKIHQTGEILRCAQNDRKGAG, from the coding sequence ATGAAGCAATACTACGTTTACATCATGACCAACGAATCTCGTACTCTCTATACCGGCGTCACAAACGATCTTGCGTTGCGCGTGTACGAACACAAGCAAAAACTCATCCCCGGGTTTACCGCTAAGCACAATATTACGCGCCTTGCATATTTTGAAACGACTGAAGATGTTCAAGCTGCTATTGCTTGGGAGAAACAGATAAAGGGATGGTTAAGGAGAAAGAAAATAGCGCTGATCGAGTCGATGAACCCGGAGTGGGCTGATCTAAGTACCCATCCTGAAAAGATACACCAAACCGGAGAGATTCTTCGCTGCGCTCAGAATGACAGAAAGGGAGCAGGTTAG
- the bioD gene encoding dethiobiotin synthase, with the protein MGAGVFITGTDTGVGKTFVACGLASLLRESGFRVGVMKPAETGCVERDGRLVPEDAVRLKEASGCGEPLEKICPYRFKDPLAPSVAAERSGAAIDIDPIWKLYGEISSKHDITIVEGAGGLLVSILPHYTYADLAKLLKLPVLVVAANRLGAINHLLLTLEHASCRDLRVLGYILNNLESQRSLAAETNAEALRFLTAVSCLGEIPYIDNLKTNRTLFEERLEKVLGAIPLLGQR; encoded by the coding sequence GTGGGAGCAGGCGTTTTCATTACCGGCACCGATACCGGCGTCGGCAAGACGTTCGTCGCCTGCGGCCTGGCGTCGTTACTGAGAGAATCCGGCTTCCGCGTCGGCGTGATGAAGCCGGCTGAAACGGGCTGCGTTGAAAGAGACGGGCGGCTCGTTCCCGAAGATGCGGTTCGCTTGAAGGAAGCTTCCGGCTGCGGCGAGCCGCTGGAAAAAATTTGCCCGTATCGTTTCAAAGATCCTCTGGCGCCGAGCGTCGCCGCAGAGCGCAGCGGCGCCGCAATCGACATCGACCCGATTTGGAAGCTCTACGGCGAGATCAGCTCGAAACACGACATCACGATCGTCGAAGGCGCCGGCGGCCTTCTCGTTTCGATCCTGCCTCATTACACCTATGCCGATCTCGCGAAGCTTTTGAAGCTTCCCGTTCTCGTCGTCGCCGCCAATCGCCTCGGCGCGATCAATCATCTGCTTCTCACGCTGGAGCACGCCTCCTGTCGAGATCTGCGTGTGCTCGGTTACATTTTGAACAATCTGGAGAGCCAAAGGTCTTTAGCGGCGGAGACCAACGCCGAAGCGTTGCGTTTTCTAACCGCAGTCTCTTGCCTCGGAGAAATTCCCTATATCGATAACTTGAAGACTAACCGTACTCTCTTTGAGGAGAGGTTGGAAAAGGTTTTGGGCGCGATTCCTCTGCTAGGGCAACGTTAA
- a CDS encoding MFS transporter, with the protein MKPADGETTSMADTPPGNDNPTGPLLPWASFRYRDFSLLFATSLFVTMAHQMRQTQNLYHVYELSGSAFQLGLTGLAQGIPLFAIGIFAGTLADFIDRRKLLFLTTAANFFVAVILGLLTIAGTIEVWHILVGTALTSGVNIVLNPTRQAIVSGLVPRSHITNAVSLNSSISQGSHFIGPMLAGLSFAFMDAGSAYLVNALFYLPAAIGIFLLKVPRIPDHVKETFSLKSLLGGVRFLIGQRTVLTLVLLDFAIVGVGYYRPLLPVFAKDIFKVGPAGFGLLASAPAVGGTVATLALLLARHVERKGLLALWAFLLFSVGLGLFAASQNFWVALVLVGGLGLTNALQAVMRQTAFHLLTPDHVRGRAFSIFNMFSQGANSVGAMVVGFTAALIGAPGALLIGSVVGIILTLAVWTAWPGLRQFRAGGAA; encoded by the coding sequence TTGAAACCAGCCGACGGTGAAACCACATCCATGGCCGATACTCCACCGGGAAACGACAACCCAACGGGCCCTCTGCTGCCATGGGCGTCGTTCCGCTATCGCGATTTCAGCCTGCTTTTCGCAACGTCGCTTTTCGTCACGATGGCGCATCAGATGCGCCAAACGCAAAATTTGTATCACGTTTACGAATTGTCGGGCTCCGCGTTCCAGCTCGGGCTCACCGGCCTCGCCCAGGGCATCCCGTTATTTGCCATCGGAATTTTTGCCGGCACGCTCGCCGACTTCATCGATCGCCGCAAGCTTCTCTTTCTAACCACAGCCGCGAACTTTTTCGTGGCCGTTATCTTGGGCCTTTTGACGATCGCCGGCACGATAGAAGTCTGGCACATTCTCGTCGGCACGGCGTTGACGTCGGGCGTCAACATCGTGCTCAATCCGACTCGCCAAGCGATAGTCTCCGGGCTGGTGCCCCGTTCCCACATAACCAACGCCGTATCGCTCAACTCCAGCATCTCCCAAGGCTCTCATTTTATCGGTCCGATGCTCGCAGGCCTCAGTTTCGCCTTCATGGATGCGGGCAGCGCCTACTTGGTAAACGCTCTGTTTTATCTTCCCGCGGCGATCGGAATCTTCTTACTGAAAGTTCCGCGCATACCCGACCACGTCAAGGAAACTTTCTCGCTAAAAAGCCTTCTCGGCGGCGTGCGTTTTCTGATCGGCCAGCGGACGGTTTTGACCCTCGTTCTGTTGGACTTCGCCATCGTCGGCGTCGGTTACTATCGCCCTCTGTTACCCGTTTTTGCCAAAGATATTTTTAAAGTCGGGCCTGCGGGCTTCGGGCTTTTGGCCTCGGCGCCGGCCGTCGGCGGAACCGTCGCCACGCTCGCGCTCCTCCTGGCCAGGCACGTAGAGCGCAAAGGTCTCCTCGCGCTCTGGGCCTTTCTTCTATTCAGCGTCGGGCTGGGTTTGTTTGCGGCATCGCAAAACTTCTGGGTGGCGCTCGTGCTGGTCGGCGGACTGGGATTGACGAATGCCTTGCAGGCGGTGATGCGCCAGACGGCTTTTCACCTTCTCACGCCCGATCACGTGCGCGGCCGGGCCTTTTCCATCTTCAACATGTTTTCTCAGGGAGCCAATTCCGTCGGTGCGATGGTGGTGGGCTTCACGGCGGCGCTGATCGGCGCGCCCGGCGCGCTGCTCATCGGGAGCGTCGTAGGAATTATTCTCACCTTGGCTGTTTGGACGGCATGGCCGGGATTGCGGCAGTTCCGCGCCGGCGGCGCAGCATAG